One region of Estrella lausannensis genomic DNA includes:
- a CDS encoding DUF6790 family protein, which produces MLPLYLLITSVVLSSLHAFVAKRADPTKNFTPILLAYLIFFNIGIMGLLGFYGHAFMADEIARLIGWPTGSPFQSEIAAANLSYGVIGVIAPFMKRPFWYATIIGNAVFLIGALVVHIHQYFAFGNIDPYNIGVFVWVDDLIVPLILLFLGMKVSRQD; this is translated from the coding sequence ATGCTTCCTCTCTATCTTCTGATAACATCTGTCGTTCTTTCCTCCCTGCATGCGTTTGTTGCCAAAAGAGCGGATCCAACTAAAAACTTCACTCCCATCCTCCTCGCCTACCTTATCTTCTTTAACATCGGGATCATGGGCTTGCTCGGTTTCTATGGGCACGCTTTCATGGCAGATGAGATCGCGAGATTGATCGGCTGGCCGACGGGCAGTCCATTCCAGTCGGAAATTGCGGCCGCGAATCTCTCCTATGGGGTCATCGGGGTGATCGCACCGTTCATGAAAAGACCGTTTTGGTATGCGACCATCATCGGCAACGCTGTTTTCCTGATCGGCGCTTTGGTCGTTCACATCCATCAGTACTTCGCTTTCGGCAATATCGATCCATACAACATCGGTGTATTTGTCTGGGTCGATGATCTGATTGTTCCACTGATACTCCTCTTTCTGGGGATGAAAGTTTCACGTCAAGATTAG
- a CDS encoding NADPH-dependent FMN reductase produces the protein MLKYLLYTFVFFSLPLAAETRVVVFSGSLRADSWNTKLAKEAAYIASKKGATVTYFDLNQYPLPFFNEDIERTTGMPENAKTIRRAIQNAHAVIIASPNYNGSMSGVLKNLLDWISRSEDGKDSRSVFKGKKVALMSASTGKSGGSGGLAHLQYVIEKMNGSVIERKISVGRADSQFDADGHLIPSETRSNLAKEIEEAIR, from the coding sequence ATGTTAAAGTACCTGCTCTACACGTTTGTTTTTTTCTCCCTTCCTCTTGCTGCCGAAACGCGCGTGGTGGTTTTTTCCGGAAGCCTGCGAGCTGATTCATGGAATACCAAACTTGCGAAAGAGGCAGCCTACATCGCCTCCAAAAAGGGCGCGACAGTGACCTATTTTGACCTAAATCAATATCCGCTTCCTTTCTTCAATGAGGATATCGAGCGGACGACCGGGATGCCGGAGAACGCCAAGACCATCAGAAGGGCCATTCAAAATGCCCACGCGGTGATTATAGCCTCCCCAAACTATAACGGATCCATGTCGGGAGTTTTGAAAAATCTTCTGGACTGGATTTCGAGGTCTGAAGACGGCAAGGACTCCAGAAGCGTATTTAAGGGCAAGAAAGTGGCCCTTATGAGTGCTTCGACCGGTAAGAGCGGAGGATCCGGGGGACTTGCCCATTTACAATATGTCATTGAAAAAATGAACGGCTCAGTGATCGAGCGCAAAATCTCTGTCGGCAGAGCCGACTCTCAATTTGACGCGGACGGCCATTTAATCCCATCCGAGACCCGTAGCAATTTAGCTAAAGAGATCGAAGAGGCTATTCGCTAG
- a CDS encoding glycosyltransferase family 25 protein, which produces MFRLFLVVALLAWKSPIQGYFFSEQTPVLNHLTKVTENPPESGLPLIDCIYVINLDERPQKWNKIQDELGQNNLHALRFSAINGWKLREDIKQKLFGPYSLNLNGGQTGCLLSHLSIVYDAYRKGYSHIWVLEDDIKINEPPQVLEELLMRLCVIDPEWDLFFTDPDTKNSKGETILSWDVFVRPDQPAEPVNYYRERIVIDDDLMEIRQRFGMYSVIISSRGVQKIIDYFSHVYLWSPIDIDIFYIPEIKVYAARRDIVTVNWQIPISDTVSPPSNNDERDDIAENVPQGDVLALSKPPD; this is translated from the coding sequence ATGTTCAGGTTATTTTTAGTCGTAGCTCTGTTAGCCTGGAAGTCCCCTATCCAAGGGTACTTCTTTTCTGAGCAAACACCTGTTTTGAATCATTTGACCAAAGTCACAGAAAATCCGCCCGAAAGCGGTTTACCGCTCATAGACTGCATTTATGTCATCAACTTGGATGAAAGGCCGCAAAAGTGGAACAAAATTCAGGATGAATTGGGGCAGAATAATCTCCATGCGCTAAGATTCAGCGCAATTAATGGATGGAAACTGAGAGAAGACATAAAACAGAAACTGTTTGGGCCATACTCACTCAACTTGAATGGAGGCCAAACCGGGTGTCTTCTCAGTCATCTATCGATTGTCTACGATGCCTATAGAAAGGGATACAGTCACATCTGGGTGTTGGAAGACGACATAAAAATTAACGAACCTCCTCAAGTACTAGAAGAGTTGCTGATGCGTCTTTGTGTGATAGATCCTGAATGGGATCTATTCTTTACCGATCCTGACACGAAAAATTCCAAAGGTGAGACCATCCTTTCATGGGACGTCTTTGTACGACCCGATCAACCCGCGGAACCTGTAAATTACTATCGCGAAAGAATTGTTATTGACGATGATTTAATGGAAATTCGGCAGCGTTTTGGTATGTATTCCGTAATTATATCAAGCCGTGGCGTTCAAAAGATAATAGACTACTTCTCCCACGTCTATTTGTGGTCTCCGATAGACATCGACATCTTCTATATCCCCGAAATCAAGGTTTACGCAGCCAGAAGAGATATTGTTACAGTCAACTGGCAAATCCCAATCTCTGATACTGTTTCGCCTCCGTCAAATAATGACGAGAGGGATGATATTGCCGAAAATGTCCCACAAGGTGATGTTTTAGCTTTGAGTAAGCCTCCGGATTGA
- a CDS encoding alpha/beta hydrolase family protein: MRALLIFLLIPLYLFAFEIKPVLPLPVLGFQQIAFDDRSISVWYPVAPETEGKVSDDPWDLFKVAPAAKPSLKPPLIVVSHGYMGDPHNLNWLIRGLVDQGFAVAAVRHRDMIDGRPHMNHWMRAVDVSKMLDALEKSSLASSIDFKRIGFAGFSLGGTTGIFLAGGRAENLENPLPGKEYSAPREFSRADEALKTLKKGEMQKDYRERRIRAFFLMAPAWSWIFSDESLAQVDVPVYLIAGAADEILVTDTNAGRFARQIPGAYYQTIPGKVGYFVFITSLSDVKKLKVNQQIISDRVFKDDPSIDRDWIQAKTLTEAVRFFNETFR, from the coding sequence GTGAGAGCGTTACTTATCTTTCTTTTGATCCCCCTCTATCTCTTCGCGTTTGAGATAAAACCTGTTCTACCCCTGCCAGTGCTGGGCTTTCAGCAGATTGCTTTTGATGACAGGTCCATTTCCGTTTGGTATCCGGTAGCCCCGGAGACAGAAGGAAAGGTTTCAGATGACCCTTGGGACCTTTTTAAAGTCGCTCCGGCCGCTAAACCCTCTCTGAAGCCCCCGCTTATTGTCGTTTCACATGGTTATATGGGCGATCCTCACAATCTCAACTGGTTGATCCGGGGGCTTGTCGATCAAGGGTTTGCCGTCGCTGCAGTCCGCCATCGCGATATGATTGACGGCAGACCGCATATGAACCATTGGATGCGTGCTGTCGATGTCAGCAAAATGTTAGACGCTCTTGAAAAATCGTCGCTAGCTTCTTCCATCGACTTTAAACGCATTGGATTTGCCGGATTTTCCCTGGGAGGCACAACCGGTATCTTCTTAGCGGGTGGTCGGGCCGAAAATTTAGAGAACCCCTTGCCGGGTAAAGAGTATTCTGCTCCTCGGGAGTTCTCGAGAGCTGATGAGGCATTGAAGACACTGAAGAAAGGGGAGATGCAAAAAGATTACCGCGAGCGGAGGATCCGCGCCTTTTTCCTGATGGCGCCGGCATGGTCTTGGATATTCAGCGATGAAAGCCTGGCGCAAGTCGATGTGCCCGTCTACCTGATTGCCGGGGCCGCTGACGAGATTTTGGTTACTGATACCAATGCCGGACGATTTGCCAGACAGATTCCTGGCGCATATTATCAGACGATACCAGGGAAAGTGGGTTATTTTGTCTTCATTACGTCGCTGAGCGACGTGAAAAAGCTGAAAGTAAACCAGCAGATAATTTCTGATCGAGTTTTTAAAGATGACCCCTCGATAGACCGCGACTGGATCCAAGCTAAGACGCTGACAGAAGCGGTGCGCTTCTTCAACGAGACATTTCGTTAA
- a CDS encoding DUF1796 family putative cysteine peptidase codes for MDEKEIEAGIDFESTEPLFISLGSICRTASSLKEQGLRKASFPFDWYLSVDGEKMIEIIKDDFRYFFNRKYLTPFVTGVLLNTYYHFEFSHEGIWANGLVNDQFIKFYEKYYRRIERFRKLGQYQGKLFFVRSAWPLSTHPNYAFSDQGNLDISLEYAERLHTTLQSRFPKSDVYLIIQNGRAGEQDDEVVMVGKIAMVRKTLCSYQSVASILAE; via the coding sequence ATGGATGAAAAGGAAATCGAAGCAGGAATTGATTTTGAATCAACCGAGCCACTTTTTATTTCTCTAGGCTCCATTTGTAGAACAGCTTCCTCTTTGAAGGAACAGGGTCTGAGAAAGGCCTCTTTTCCTTTTGACTGGTATTTGAGTGTCGATGGCGAAAAAATGATCGAAATCATTAAGGATGATTTTCGATATTTTTTTAATAGAAAATATTTAACTCCTTTTGTTACAGGAGTGCTGCTGAACACCTACTATCACTTTGAATTTAGCCATGAAGGAATTTGGGCGAATGGACTAGTAAACGATCAGTTCATCAAGTTTTATGAAAAATATTACAGAAGAATTGAGCGATTCAGGAAGCTTGGCCAATATCAGGGGAAGCTTTTTTTTGTAAGGAGCGCTTGGCCGCTCTCAACCCATCCTAATTATGCCTTTTCAGACCAAGGTAATTTGGATATTTCCCTAGAATATGCTGAGAGGCTTCATACAACATTACAAAGCCGATTCCCAAAATCTGATGTGTACTTGATCATTCAAAACGGCAGGGCTGGAGAGCAAGACGATGAAGTGGTGATGGTCGGAAAAATAGCAATGGTAAGAAAAACTCTTTGCAGCTATCAAAGTGTTGCTTCGATTTTAGCTGAATAG
- a CDS encoding NAD-dependent epimerase/dehydratase family protein, translating to MDLDDKTIAMIGSGYIGQALLNLWKGQGYHLIATTTSEEKRGALAQMADEAIVMKTSETEKLASVLERADACVITLAPRDGTGYSETYLKSAEDIAHLLQHRKRPLHLIYTSSISVYGKPHISPVTEDLPLHPETDNQRILAATEETYLGIQNPLVGVTVLRLGGIFGPGRDLSSRAARLLTRPMPGTGEEKTNHTHLDDIIGAIDFCLRNGVYGAYNLTMDAHPTRRELYGKLAIELSLPQPKWDPALPSAHGIGMAVDSSKLKAKGYSFAHDKLFASE from the coding sequence GTGGACTTAGACGACAAAACAATAGCCATGATCGGCTCAGGATATATCGGACAGGCTCTTTTGAATTTATGGAAAGGGCAAGGGTATCACCTAATCGCTACCACTACCTCGGAAGAAAAGAGGGGTGCTTTGGCGCAAATGGCCGACGAGGCAATTGTCATGAAAACCTCCGAGACGGAAAAGCTAGCTTCCGTGCTTGAAAGAGCCGATGCCTGTGTCATCACTTTAGCCCCAAGGGACGGAACGGGTTATTCTGAAACCTATCTTAAGAGCGCAGAAGATATCGCTCATCTGCTGCAACACCGCAAAAGACCCCTTCATCTGATCTATACCAGCTCCATCTCCGTGTATGGAAAGCCGCACATCTCTCCGGTGACCGAAGACTTGCCTCTTCATCCGGAGACAGACAATCAGCGCATACTCGCAGCAACTGAGGAGACCTATCTGGGAATTCAGAACCCTTTAGTGGGGGTTACGGTTCTGAGGCTGGGGGGGATTTTTGGTCCGGGCCGCGATCTCTCTTCCCGGGCTGCTCGCCTGTTGACGAGGCCGATGCCGGGCACGGGAGAGGAAAAAACCAATCATACCCATCTTGACGATATTATAGGGGCGATCGACTTCTGCTTAAGAAATGGGGTTTACGGAGCGTATAACCTCACGATGGACGCCCATCCGACAAGACGGGAGCTATATGGAAAGCTGGCGATAGAGCTTAGTCTTCCCCAGCCCAAATGGGATCCTGCGCTGCCTAGCGCTCATGGCATTGGCATGGCTGTCGACAGCTCAAAATTAAAGGCGAAAGGGTACTCTTTCGCCCATGACAAGCTGTTTGCTAGCGAATAG
- a CDS encoding class I SAM-dependent methyltransferase produces the protein MDLHGVEFAMPASHYEQVVTERHNALTGYKVKWKAFQAMDGLEGWCSKEKASVLIDMCLLLKAKTVVEIGVYGGKSLVPMAFALRELGTGVVIGIDPWSSAESAVGMDGVNHDFWSNLDHERIYQGLIEKIKKYDLNNNVILLRETSEAAMPIPDIDILHIDGNHSEETSLIDVYKWVPFVRTGGLIIFDDVNWATTNKATAWLDANCIKFAEFHGDNIWGIWIKR, from the coding sequence ATGGATTTACATGGAGTGGAGTTTGCGATGCCGGCATCGCATTATGAACAGGTCGTCACGGAGAGGCATAATGCCCTTACCGGCTACAAGGTTAAATGGAAAGCCTTTCAGGCGATGGATGGACTCGAGGGGTGGTGCAGCAAGGAAAAAGCCTCCGTTTTGATCGATATGTGTCTTTTGCTGAAAGCAAAGACTGTCGTGGAAATCGGCGTTTACGGTGGAAAGTCCTTAGTTCCAATGGCATTTGCCTTAAGGGAGCTTGGCACCGGCGTTGTGATTGGGATCGATCCTTGGAGCAGTGCCGAGTCTGCAGTCGGCATGGACGGGGTGAACCACGACTTCTGGAGCAATCTCGACCATGAAAGAATTTATCAGGGGCTAATCGAGAAGATCAAAAAGTATGATTTAAACAACAACGTTATACTTCTGCGAGAAACATCCGAAGCGGCAATGCCCATTCCGGACATTGACATCTTGCATATCGACGGAAACCACTCGGAAGAGACATCCCTAATTGATGTCTACAAATGGGTGCCGTTTGTGAGAACGGGCGGATTGATCATTTTTGACGATGTGAACTGGGCGACAACTAATAAAGCGACAGCCTGGCTCGACGCGAACTGCATCAAATTCGCTGAATTCCACGGTGACAACATCTGGGGTATCTGGATTAAGCGCTAA
- a CDS encoding glycosyltransferase family 25 protein, whose amino-acid sequence MNILMIFFCLLISPAIVCADVIDYLKPAPNKEGVHSIRNIDFIYMINLDRRPEKFARSAGQLNTYGVFPYRFSAVNGWELTYETLNKLGIKYEPGMKQGIWGTCYFAENNGTPHHEVMHVPGRNYFSHCMSRGAIGIVLSHLSILKDALDSGYETIWVMEDDVEVIQNPNKMSDLIDKLDALVGNKKWDILFTDQDTKNKHGDYIPCLGYALRPNYDPQNPERFATRENVSHEFKKIGARYGAYSMIVRRSGMQKILSFINTYKVFLPYDMEFYLPKSIRMYAVREDVVSTFIDAQSDNGAPNYSKK is encoded by the coding sequence ATGAATATTTTAATGATCTTTTTTTGCTTGTTAATCTCACCCGCCATCGTTTGTGCGGATGTGATCGACTATTTAAAACCAGCTCCCAACAAAGAGGGGGTGCACAGCATCCGGAACATTGATTTTATCTACATGATCAACCTGGATCGCAGGCCTGAAAAATTTGCCCGATCGGCAGGACAGCTTAATACTTATGGAGTGTTTCCCTACCGTTTTTCTGCAGTCAACGGCTGGGAGTTAACTTATGAAACGTTAAATAAATTAGGGATCAAGTACGAACCGGGGATGAAGCAGGGAATCTGGGGGACTTGCTATTTTGCCGAAAATAACGGCACCCCTCACCACGAAGTCATGCACGTGCCGGGCAGAAACTATTTCAGCCATTGCATGTCGCGTGGAGCGATCGGGATCGTCCTGAGTCATTTGTCGATTCTTAAGGACGCTTTAGATTCCGGTTACGAAACCATTTGGGTCATGGAAGATGATGTGGAAGTTATTCAGAATCCCAACAAAATGTCCGATCTGATCGACAAGCTCGATGCACTGGTAGGCAATAAGAAGTGGGATATACTTTTCACAGACCAGGACACCAAAAACAAGCATGGCGATTATATTCCATGTCTCGGATATGCCTTAAGACCCAACTATGATCCGCAGAATCCTGAGCGTTTCGCCACGAGAGAAAATGTCAGCCATGAATTTAAAAAAATCGGCGCACGCTACGGTGCTTATTCCATGATCGTCAGAAGGTCCGGCATGCAAAAGATCTTATCTTTCATCAACACTTACAAGGTGTTCTTGCCCTATGATATGGAGTTCTATCTTCCCAAAAGCATTCGTATGTATGCGGTGAGGGAAGATGTCGTCTCTACTTTTATTGATGCGCAGTCAGACAACGGCGCTCCCAACTACAGTAAGAAGTAG
- the acs gene encoding acetate--CoA ligase: MFVSWSHFSCSLKKALSSSFLPALVIFVCPAASHATDSSTVYQVNENFRQNANVQDLSLFEEAKKDREFFWSKQAHNLDWFQPWDTVLEWDPPYAKWFLGGKLNASYNCLDRHLNESASKIALLWEGERGEERSISYDQLFNEVCKFSNVLKNLGVKKGDKVAIYLPMIPEAVVAMLSCSRIGAVHTVVFAGFSSDSLKDRIIDAGAKFLITADGSFRKGKIVSLKEMADLALASPTPVEKVVVVKHTEVPVPMNEERDFWYDTLMADAKEECPPESMDAEDELFILYTSGTTGKPKGIVHSTGGYLLGATMSLRWVFDIKPADIYWCTADVGWITGHSYVVYGPLSNGATVLLYEGAPDHPERDRFWRLIEKYGVTILYTAPTAIRTFMKWGEQWVKDHDLSSLRLLGSVGEPINPEAWEWYYTHIGRKNCPVVDTWWQTETGSIMIAPIPALHPLKPGSATKPLPGVDVAIVDEKGDSQTSGFLAITTPWPSMLRGVHNDPVRYQSTYWKKWDKGYYFTGDGASIDNDGYVWLSGRIDDVINVSGHRLGTMELESALVDHKAVAEAAVIAISHEIKGQAIVAFVSVKEDVFNHPGLEDELKQHVVKKIGAIARPERIIFICELPKTRSGKIMRRLLRDVAEGRVIGDTTTLSDPSVIEEIKLKYQED; encoded by the coding sequence ATGTTTGTGTCTTGGAGCCATTTTTCTTGCTCCCTTAAGAAGGCGCTGTCCAGCAGTTTTCTTCCCGCGTTAGTGATTTTTGTTTGTCCCGCAGCCTCGCACGCAACCGATAGCAGTACTGTCTATCAAGTGAACGAAAACTTTCGCCAAAATGCCAATGTCCAGGATCTGTCTTTATTCGAAGAGGCAAAAAAAGACAGGGAATTTTTCTGGTCAAAACAGGCTCATAACTTAGATTGGTTTCAACCATGGGATACGGTACTCGAATGGGATCCTCCCTATGCAAAATGGTTCTTAGGTGGAAAGTTAAATGCTTCATACAATTGCCTCGACAGGCACTTAAATGAATCGGCAAGCAAAATCGCCTTGCTTTGGGAAGGGGAGCGCGGTGAAGAGCGGTCAATCAGCTACGATCAGCTATTTAATGAAGTCTGCAAATTCAGCAATGTTTTGAAAAATCTCGGCGTCAAAAAAGGGGATAAGGTTGCCATCTACCTCCCCATGATTCCAGAAGCCGTTGTTGCGATGCTGAGCTGCTCTAGAATCGGCGCTGTACATACAGTTGTGTTCGCTGGTTTCTCCTCTGACTCTTTGAAAGACCGAATTATCGATGCAGGAGCTAAATTCTTAATCACTGCCGATGGGAGCTTTAGGAAAGGAAAAATAGTATCGCTTAAAGAAATGGCAGATCTTGCCCTTGCTTCACCCACACCTGTTGAAAAAGTGGTTGTAGTCAAACATACAGAGGTCCCTGTCCCCATGAACGAAGAGCGGGATTTTTGGTATGATACGCTGATGGCAGACGCTAAGGAGGAGTGTCCTCCCGAATCGATGGATGCAGAAGATGAACTCTTCATTCTTTACACCTCGGGTACCACCGGGAAACCAAAAGGAATCGTTCATTCGACCGGAGGTTATCTACTTGGCGCCACTATGTCTTTACGTTGGGTATTTGATATAAAGCCTGCAGATATCTATTGGTGCACCGCTGATGTGGGCTGGATCACCGGACATAGCTATGTTGTCTATGGACCACTTTCGAATGGTGCGACAGTGTTGCTCTATGAGGGGGCTCCCGATCATCCGGAACGCGACCGTTTTTGGAGATTGATTGAGAAGTATGGTGTCACCATTCTTTACACAGCACCAACTGCTATACGCACGTTCATGAAGTGGGGAGAACAGTGGGTTAAAGATCACGACCTCTCTTCTCTAAGGCTGCTTGGATCGGTAGGTGAGCCGATCAATCCTGAGGCATGGGAGTGGTACTACACTCACATAGGGCGTAAAAATTGTCCTGTTGTAGATACTTGGTGGCAAACAGAGACAGGAAGTATCATGATCGCCCCGATTCCGGCACTACACCCATTGAAGCCAGGAAGCGCAACGAAGCCGTTGCCTGGTGTGGATGTGGCGATCGTCGATGAAAAGGGCGACAGTCAAACATCTGGTTTTTTAGCGATCACTACACCTTGGCCATCGATGCTACGAGGCGTGCACAACGATCCGGTTCGCTACCAAAGCACCTACTGGAAAAAGTGGGACAAAGGCTATTACTTCACAGGTGATGGAGCAAGCATCGACAACGATGGATATGTTTGGCTCTCAGGTCGCATCGATGACGTGATCAATGTCTCAGGTCACCGTTTGGGAACTATGGAGTTAGAAAGCGCTCTGGTAGACCACAAAGCAGTAGCTGAAGCTGCTGTCATTGCTATCTCTCATGAAATTAAAGGGCAGGCGATAGTGGCTTTTGTCTCTGTTAAGGAAGATGTATTCAACCATCCGGGACTAGAGGATGAACTCAAACAGCACGTCGTGAAAAAAATCGGTGCTATCGCAAGACCGGAAAGAATCATATTTATATGCGAGCTACCCAAAACACGAAGTGGAAAAATCATGAGGCGTCTTCTGAGGGACGTAGCCGAGGGAAGGGTGATTGGTGACACAACGACCCTGTCCGATCCTTCTGTGATCGAAGAAATAAAATTGAAGTATCAAGAGGACTAG
- a CDS encoding HAD-IA family hydrolase gives MKTLLLDIGGVVLTNAWDTAQRKIAADAFKLDWDQLALRHDLFYPAHEEGKIGLDAYLNSVIFHTERTFSREEFVDFMRSLSQPLEGMIPLFTEVKKTRNVRIVFLSNEGRDLANYRLSHYKLTELGDFFLISSFVGVRKPNPAIYQMAKELTQVPAEDMLYIDDRENLVNAATLLGIPSYRHESFVETKKRLDQFFA, from the coding sequence ATGAAGACTCTTCTACTGGATATCGGGGGCGTAGTCCTGACTAATGCCTGGGATACGGCACAGCGAAAAATTGCGGCGGATGCCTTCAAGCTGGACTGGGATCAGCTGGCTCTAAGGCATGATCTTTTCTACCCAGCGCATGAAGAGGGGAAAATAGGCCTTGATGCTTACCTGAACAGTGTGATTTTTCATACCGAGAGAACTTTTTCCAGGGAGGAGTTCGTAGATTTCATGCGCTCGCTTTCCCAGCCGCTCGAGGGCATGATCCCCCTGTTTACCGAAGTGAAAAAAACACGGAATGTCCGGATTGTTTTTCTCAGTAATGAGGGAAGGGATCTGGCGAACTATCGCCTTAGTCATTACAAGCTCACGGAGCTGGGCGATTTCTTTTTGATCTCAAGCTTTGTCGGAGTCAGAAAGCCGAACCCCGCGATCTATCAAATGGCCAAAGAGCTCACTCAAGTGCCGGCTGAAGACATGCTCTATATCGACGACAGAGAAAACCTGGTTAATGCGGCAACTCTCCTCGGCATTCCCTCCTACCGTCATGAGTCATTCGTGGAAACTAAAAAAAGACTCGATCAGTTTTTTGCATAA
- a CDS encoding glycosyltransferase family 25 protein: MKKCCYGIILLFSILLRTNSEAYLQKKNTPPLNYVKPHAELITPCGLDPIDCVYIINLDYRPEKFERVKQLFEERGIPTNRFSAVDGWAIAEEAKIEMFGPYPVRLSGGKIGCLLSHLSVMQDAVDRDFSIIWVCEDDLLFKGDEKKLPDLICELTRIDPDWDVLYTDPDMLGSSGQRHPSYHYSPRPDQNLKSLSEFLKRERRGSSFTTIGQRWGNHSYIMSRKGLKKTLDYFRHVYLWDTFDTDRHYVPGIRQYGLRRALITNDWQSKITDSSVAPTQ, encoded by the coding sequence ATGAAAAAATGTTGCTACGGTATCATACTGCTCTTCAGCATCTTGCTACGCACCAATTCAGAGGCCTACCTCCAAAAAAAGAACACTCCTCCTTTGAATTACGTGAAGCCCCACGCAGAGCTCATCACTCCATGTGGTTTGGATCCAATAGACTGCGTCTATATCATCAACTTGGATTACCGGCCGGAAAAGTTTGAGCGAGTCAAACAGCTCTTCGAAGAAAGAGGTATTCCCACCAATCGCTTCAGTGCTGTGGATGGCTGGGCCATTGCCGAAGAGGCCAAAATCGAGATGTTCGGCCCCTATCCCGTTCGCTTATCCGGGGGGAAGATTGGCTGCCTATTGAGCCACCTTTCGGTCATGCAAGATGCCGTGGACAGAGACTTTTCGATTATCTGGGTTTGTGAGGATGATCTCCTGTTCAAGGGAGATGAGAAAAAACTTCCCGACCTCATCTGCGAACTAACACGAATCGACCCCGACTGGGATGTGCTTTATACAGACCCCGACATGCTAGGCAGCTCAGGCCAAAGACACCCTTCCTACCACTACAGTCCGCGGCCTGATCAAAACCTGAAATCTCTAAGCGAATTTTTAAAACGCGAGCGCCGTGGAAGCTCTTTCACCACCATCGGCCAAAGATGGGGAAATCACTCTTATATCATGTCGAGAAAAGGTCTTAAAAAAACACTGGATTACTTCCGCCACGTCTATTTATGGGATACCTTCGATACGGACAGGCACTACGTACCCGGTATTAGACAGTATGGCTTGAGGCGCGCATTGATAACAAACGACTGGCAAAGCAAAATCACAGATAGCTCGGTAGCGCCCACCCAATAA
- a CDS encoding polysaccharide pyruvyl transferase family protein: MNRIKEIKLKSITILVTISLFYTNFLGAAFGYVSYTSLNIGDDIQALAAKQFLPDKSVPIDREFIGEFTYPEPVHAIINGWFMHTKDFCWYRPDVAAPLKSWPPSPFIDPMLISIHLTDGFIPFAFTEEAVQYMKNHGPVGARDYPTLHELQKRGIPSYFSGCLTLTLKNIYNERENIIYAVDLDKECLDYLRAHTKAKVIPITHSIHHEMFLKLTNEQRMSLANTLLKRYMKAKCVVTGRLHASMPCLGLETPVLLIRNNYDPRFDGLGELAHRCSKEELLSGSAPFDFDNPPKNPEHYKVIRENLIQIVSEWVQQKIKKSSS, encoded by the coding sequence ATGAATCGGATTAAGGAAATAAAGCTTAAGAGCATTACCATTCTCGTCACTATATCTTTATTTTACACAAACTTTCTTGGAGCAGCATTTGGTTATGTATCCTATACGTCTTTAAACATAGGAGATGACATACAAGCATTAGCTGCCAAACAGTTTTTACCCGACAAAAGCGTTCCGATCGACAGGGAATTTATCGGAGAGTTTACTTATCCCGAACCTGTCCACGCTATCATCAACGGGTGGTTCATGCATACCAAAGATTTCTGTTGGTATAGGCCTGATGTGGCAGCTCCCTTAAAATCGTGGCCGCCCTCACCCTTCATCGATCCAATGCTAATATCGATCCATCTTACGGATGGCTTTATCCCTTTTGCATTCACTGAAGAAGCTGTGCAATATATGAAAAACCACGGACCTGTTGGTGCAAGAGACTACCCCACACTCCATGAATTACAGAAACGAGGTATCCCCAGCTATTTCTCTGGATGCCTTACCCTCACTTTGAAGAATATTTATAATGAACGCGAGAATATCATCTATGCGGTCGACCTCGATAAAGAGTGTTTAGATTACCTGCGCGCTCATACTAAGGCGAAAGTTATTCCGATAACGCACTCCATTCACCATGAGATGTTTCTGAAACTGACCAATGAACAAAGGATGTCTTTGGCAAACACTCTTCTCAAACGTTACATGAAAGCTAAATGTGTTGTTACAGGCAGGTTGCACGCCAGTATGCCTTGCCTGGGATTGGAAACCCCAGTTCTATTAATCCGCAATAACTATGATCCTCGTTTCGATGGTTTAGGTGAATTAGCTCATCGATGCTCTAAGGAAGAACTTTTATCAGGCTCTGCCCCGTTCGACTTTGACAACCCTCCAAAAAATCCTGAGCACTATAAAGTAATCCGGGAGAACCTGATCCAGATAGTAAGTGAGTGGGTTCAGCAAAAGATCAAAAAAAGCAGCTCGTAA